From Candidatus Vondammii sp. HM_W22, one genomic window encodes:
- a CDS encoding thioredoxin family protein: MNFRKNGKTAVKTVLLLALTFSHYLYAATPEPEEAFNFNDTPLANPLEHPGWFKESFLDLRDDLKEALAADKKGIIVYFWQQRCPYCQKLMKVNFSLADIVTYTRRNFDLIPINIWGIDEVTDFQGNTLTERELSLREDTNFTPSLIFYDAEGAEALRLRGYYPPYKFRAALEYVADGHHKNETFARYLERAEGTLAFEPGELNDEPFFSPPPYALDRSRMSAEQPLAIFFERGECHACDILHAQPLQQPAINNLLQQFESIQLDIRSDTPILTPGGQRTTAKAWARELELFYTPSIIFFDKSGHEIIRVDSVVQFFRLRNVLNYISSRGYQNEPNYQSWRSNNRF; this comes from the coding sequence ATGAACTTTAGAAAAAACGGCAAGACCGCGGTGAAAACAGTGCTGCTACTCGCCCTCACTTTTTCCCATTACCTGTATGCCGCCACGCCTGAGCCGGAAGAGGCTTTCAATTTTAACGACACCCCTCTGGCAAATCCACTGGAACATCCCGGCTGGTTCAAGGAGAGCTTTCTTGATCTGCGCGATGATCTGAAAGAGGCCCTGGCAGCGGATAAAAAAGGCATCATTGTCTATTTTTGGCAGCAACGATGTCCCTACTGCCAGAAGTTAATGAAGGTAAACTTCAGTCTTGCAGATATCGTCACCTATACACGGCGTAATTTCGACCTGATACCGATCAATATCTGGGGCATAGACGAAGTCACCGATTTCCAGGGAAACACCCTGACTGAGCGTGAATTATCATTACGGGAAGATACCAACTTCACACCTTCGTTAATATTTTATGATGCGGAAGGCGCTGAAGCGCTGCGACTCAGAGGCTACTACCCACCCTATAAGTTCCGTGCCGCACTGGAGTACGTGGCCGACGGCCATCACAAAAATGAAACCTTCGCCCGATACCTGGAACGGGCCGAAGGCACCCTTGCCTTTGAGCCTGGAGAGCTGAATGATGAGCCATTCTTCAGCCCTCCCCCCTACGCCCTTGATCGCAGCCGCATGTCAGCTGAACAACCTCTGGCCATTTTCTTTGAACGTGGGGAGTGTCACGCCTGCGATATACTCCACGCCCAGCCACTGCAGCAGCCCGCTATCAACAACCTGCTACAACAGTTTGAATCGATCCAGCTTGATATCAGATCGGACACACCGATACTAACCCCGGGTGGACAACGTACCACGGCCAAAGCATGGGCAAGGGAGCTGGAACTTTTCTACACACCCTCGATTATCTTCTTTGATAAGTCTGGCCACGAGATCATCCGTGTTGATTCTGTTGTCCAGTTTTTTCGTTTGCGCAATGTACTCAACTACATCAGCAGCCGCGGCTATCAAAACGAGCCGAATTACCAAAGCTGGCGAAGCAACAACCGCTTTTAA
- a CDS encoding YkgJ family cysteine cluster protein: MDIFAENKCSRCPGTKCCTYMTEALGAAPRAKSDFQHLLWQISHKGVEIYKDEEGWYLMFQGNCEHLRPSGACNIYDERPQICRDYENDWCETDAPAEEGFELYFRNYQELLDYCKKRFKTWGQ; the protein is encoded by the coding sequence ATGGACATATTTGCAGAAAACAAGTGCAGCCGCTGCCCCGGCACCAAGTGTTGCACCTATATGACCGAGGCACTTGGCGCTGCACCCCGCGCCAAAAGTGATTTTCAACATCTGCTCTGGCAGATATCCCATAAGGGCGTGGAGATCTACAAGGATGAAGAGGGGTGGTATCTGATGTTCCAAGGCAACTGCGAGCACCTGCGCCCCAGCGGTGCCTGCAATATCTATGATGAGCGACCACAGATCTGCCGTGATTACGAGAACGACTGGTGCGAGACGGACGCCCCTGCGGAAGAGGGATTTGAACTCTATTTCCGTAACTACCAGGAACTTCTGGACTACTGCAAAAAACGTTTCAAGACATGGGGTCAATGA
- the nudE gene encoding ADP compounds hydrolase NudE, giving the protein MQKKPIINARRPIANTGVFRIEEMDLEFSNGQTRTFQRIVGTAQGAVMIIPMLDDETLLLTKEYAAGMERYELAFPKGHIEKGEEVLTAANREIQEEVGYAAHHLELLTSVSVAPGYLLHTTHIVLAQDLYPQRRPGDEPETIEVIPWKLRDMDELLTREDFTEARSIAALYLVRDRINRLTDQDGS; this is encoded by the coding sequence ATGCAGAAAAAACCGATCATAAATGCCAGACGCCCTATCGCCAATACAGGGGTCTTCAGAATTGAAGAGATGGATCTGGAATTCTCCAATGGCCAGACAAGAACCTTCCAGCGTATCGTCGGCACCGCCCAGGGAGCAGTCATGATCATACCCATGCTGGACGATGAGACACTGCTGCTTACCAAAGAGTATGCAGCCGGTATGGAGCGCTATGAACTGGCCTTCCCGAAGGGACATATCGAGAAAGGTGAAGAGGTGCTGACCGCCGCAAACAGGGAGATCCAGGAGGAAGTGGGCTACGCCGCCCATCATCTTGAACTGCTGACTTCTGTCAGTGTTGCTCCCGGCTACCTATTGCATACCACCCATATCGTTCTGGCCCAGGATCTCTACCCCCAGCGACGGCCAGGTGATGAGCCTGAGACCATTGAGGTAATTCCCTGGAAGCTCCGGGATATGGACGAATTGCTGACAAGGGAGGATTTTACCGAGGCGAGATCCATCGCGGCTCTCTACCTAGTACGTGACCGAATCAACCGCCTTACAGATCAGGACGGCTCATGA
- the rhlB gene encoding ATP-dependent RNA helicase RhlB has translation MTEKHLTDVRFDSFGLRDELMQGIDDTGFSFCTPIQAETIPLALEGKDVAGQAQTGTGKTAAFLLATFQNLLIKPASEHRKQSQPRALILAPTRELAIQIHKDAEVLGKYTGLELGLVFGGTDYEQQRRQLEQGMDVLIGTPGRLIDYLKQRVYDLKAIQVVVMDEADRMFDLGFIKDIRFMLRRCPDPEKRQGMLFSATLSCRVTELAYEHMNQPEEVKIETGKVTADNVVQTCYMTANNEKVSLLIGLLRQMDAHRTIVFVNTKRGVDMVWGFLQGNGFQAAALSGDVPQKKRMSLLSQFQKGELSILVATDVAARGLHIENVSHVFNFDLPDDAEDYVHRIGRTARAGASGDAISFACETHAFALPDIEAFIGHRLPMEAVTDELLADIDPRSRIIPDRPARDNRHGSKPGQSGKHRRSSSGENRHRNRHRSKPKT, from the coding sequence ATGACTGAAAAACACTTGACAGATGTCCGCTTCGATAGCTTTGGCCTGCGCGATGAATTAATGCAAGGCATTGATGATACAGGCTTTTCTTTTTGCACACCGATCCAGGCCGAAACAATTCCGCTTGCCCTTGAAGGCAAGGATGTTGCGGGACAGGCACAGACAGGTACAGGTAAAACCGCCGCATTTCTTCTGGCCACTTTCCAGAATCTGCTGATAAAACCTGCCAGCGAGCATCGTAAACAGAGCCAACCACGCGCACTTATCCTGGCTCCGACCAGGGAACTGGCGATACAGATCCATAAGGATGCCGAGGTGCTCGGAAAATACACAGGCCTTGAATTGGGGCTGGTATTTGGCGGTACCGATTACGAACAGCAGCGTCGCCAGCTGGAACAAGGCATGGACGTTCTAATCGGCACGCCAGGCCGCCTGATCGACTATCTTAAACAGCGTGTCTACGATCTCAAGGCAATCCAGGTTGTAGTGATGGACGAAGCCGATCGCATGTTCGACCTCGGTTTTATAAAAGATATCCGCTTCATGCTGCGCCGCTGCCCCGACCCGGAGAAGAGACAGGGCATGTTGTTTTCGGCCACGCTCTCCTGCCGCGTCACTGAGCTGGCCTACGAACACATGAACCAGCCGGAGGAGGTAAAAATAGAGACCGGCAAAGTCACCGCCGATAATGTCGTGCAGACCTGTTATATGACAGCAAACAACGAAAAAGTCTCCCTACTCATCGGCCTCCTCCGGCAGATGGATGCACACCGCACCATTGTCTTTGTCAACACCAAACGCGGGGTTGATATGGTGTGGGGCTTTCTGCAGGGTAATGGATTCCAAGCTGCCGCACTCTCCGGGGATGTGCCCCAGAAAAAGCGCATGAGCCTGCTGAGCCAATTCCAGAAAGGTGAACTCTCCATCCTGGTGGCAACCGACGTTGCCGCCCGTGGGCTGCACATTGAAAATGTCAGCCATGTTTTCAACTTCGATCTGCCGGACGATGCAGAGGATTATGTCCATCGCATCGGCCGTACTGCGAGAGCCGGCGCCAGTGGCGATGCCATCAGCTTTGCCTGCGAAACACACGCCTTCGCACTACCAGATATTGAGGCTTTTATTGGCCACCGTCTGCCAATGGAAGCAGTAACCGATGAACTGCTGGCCGATATAGACCCCAGAAGCCGCATCATCCCTGACCGGCCTGCGAGGGATAACCGGCACGGCAGCAAACCGGGACAGAGCGGCAAACACAGGCGATCAAGCTCTGGCGAAAATCGTCACCGCAACAGACACAGATCGAAACCAAAAACCTGA
- the yrfG gene encoding GMP/IMP nucleotidase, whose translation MIDWNQIDTVFLDMDGTLLDLHFDNYFWLEHVPQRYAQARDLSLGVVKAELMMRYEGVMGTLEWYCIDHWSRELGLDIALLKEEVEHLIAVHPHVVGFLNKVHSAGKRLVLVTNAHQKSLALKLERTRLGGYFDAVICSHDLGLPKENPLFWEKLQQIEPFEKERTLFVDDSQSVLLSAKNHGIRWLLAVLKPDTKGPLREAGEFDAIRDFSEIGF comes from the coding sequence ATGATTGACTGGAACCAAATCGATACTGTCTTCCTGGATATGGATGGCACTCTCCTCGACCTGCATTTTGATAACTACTTCTGGCTGGAACATGTGCCTCAGCGATATGCACAAGCGCGTGACTTGTCACTGGGCGTGGTAAAAGCCGAATTGATGATGCGTTATGAAGGTGTGATGGGAACATTGGAGTGGTACTGCATTGATCACTGGAGCCGGGAACTGGGGTTGGATATCGCCCTGCTGAAGGAAGAGGTGGAGCATCTGATTGCGGTGCATCCCCACGTAGTCGGCTTTCTTAATAAGGTGCACAGTGCCGGTAAGCGTCTTGTGCTGGTGACCAATGCCCACCAGAAATCGCTGGCATTGAAGCTGGAGCGTACCCGTCTGGGTGGCTATTTCGACGCGGTTATCTGCTCCCATGACCTGGGATTGCCGAAGGAGAACCCGCTATTCTGGGAGAAACTGCAGCAGATCGAGCCATTTGAAAAAGAGAGGACACTGTTTGTCGACGATAGTCAGTCGGTTCTTTTGTCGGCAAAAAACCACGGCATTCGCTGGTTGCTAGCGGTACTCAAGCCGGATACTAAAGGGCCGTTGCGGGAGGCAGGGGAGTTTGATGCCATCCGTGATTTTTCTGAAATCGGCTTCTAA
- the cysQ gene encoding 3'(2'),5'-bisphosphate nucleotidase CysQ: protein MRAAPTRIEDLINLSRQAGEAILAIYDTDFPVQKKADSSPLTEADMAAHNIIVNELASLTPDIPVLSEESAAIPFEVRKSWNRYWLIDPLDGTKQFIMRNGEFTVNIALIDNHEPVLGIIYVPVTGVTYYGQKEQGAFKLAPNKKVEQIHAKQDRQQPLQIARSRSHASDHLLSYLDELGDHKVTRMGSSLKSCLVAEGRADLYPRLGPTSEWDTAAAQAIVEAAGGQITDTNMQPLRYNTKASLLNPHFFVFGDSSIKWSNYLDANQAL from the coding sequence ATGAGAGCGGCGCCCACCAGAATAGAAGATCTGATTAACCTTTCCCGCCAAGCCGGAGAAGCGATTCTTGCCATCTACGACACCGACTTTCCCGTCCAGAAAAAAGCGGACAGTTCACCGCTGACCGAAGCAGACATGGCAGCCCACAATATTATCGTCAATGAACTGGCATCTCTCACCCCTGATATTCCGGTCTTGTCAGAGGAGTCGGCTGCCATTCCATTTGAGGTCCGTAAATCATGGAACCGCTATTGGCTCATCGACCCACTGGACGGCACCAAACAATTTATCATGAGAAATGGTGAGTTCACCGTTAATATCGCGTTGATCGACAACCATGAACCGGTACTCGGTATTATCTATGTTCCTGTCACAGGAGTCACCTACTACGGCCAAAAAGAGCAAGGGGCTTTCAAACTCGCCCCTAACAAAAAAGTCGAACAGATACATGCAAAGCAAGATCGACAACAACCACTCCAGATAGCCAGGAGTCGCTCCCATGCCAGTGATCATTTGCTAAGCTATCTTGACGAGCTCGGGGATCACAAAGTCACCCGAATGGGAAGCTCACTGAAATCCTGTCTGGTAGCCGAAGGACGTGCCGATCTCTACCCCCGCCTTGGACCGACTTCAGAGTGGGATACCGCTGCAGCCCAGGCAATCGTTGAGGCAGCCGGCGGACAGATCACCGACACCAACATGCAACCTTTGCGCTATAACACAAAGGCATCACTACTCAATCCCCACTTTTTTGTTTTTGGCGACAGCAGCATAAAATGGTCAAACTATTTGGATGCGAATCAGGCACTGTGA
- a CDS encoding transposase family protein — translation MKCEEHGVATVSVSWAKPGSGFTAMFEALVIDWLKEASISAVSRLMGLSWNAIDYAASG, via the coding sequence ATGAAGTGTGAAGAACATGGAGTGGCCACCGTGTCAGTTTCCTGGGCGAAACCGGGCTCTGGATTTACTGCAATGTTTGAGGCGCTGGTGATCGACTGGTTGAAAGAGGCGTCCATCTCGGCAGTCTCCCGATTGATGGGGCTGAGTTGGAATGCCATTGATTATGCAGCGAGCGGTTAA
- a CDS encoding transposase codes for MGVDETAFKKRHDYAAVLSDQDAGTVLHMGSDRKKAMLKAHGTKVWQRSSEKR; via the coding sequence ATCGGTGTTGATGAGACGGCCTTCAAGAAACGTCATGATTATGCAGCAGTCTTATCAGACCAGGATGCAGGTACAGTGCTACACATGGGTAGTGACCGCAAAAAGGCCATGCTCAAAGCACATGGTACGAAAGTCTGGCAGAGGAGCAGCGAGAAGCGATAG